Within Vicia villosa cultivar HV-30 ecotype Madison, WI linkage group LG1, Vvil1.0, whole genome shotgun sequence, the genomic segment TTGGTGTAATTTGTGGAGAAAAATGATGGACATCAATTACAATCTTTTGGCCTAAACTACAATAATTTGAGACATTACATATGAAGTAGTAGACATCTTTCTCCTTTAAAGGGAAATTTATAGGGCTAGTATTGAATACCTTCAAAGGTTCAAGTGCTGTGCAATGCTCATACTCAGATTTTGACACTTGAATTAGGTTGTAGAATTTTGTATCAAAGTTGAATTCTGTGTTAacatcacaaaaaaatatataatgaaaatGTTCCTAACTAGCATAATATACATATATCAAAGCAAGAACTTAAGCCTTTACCTAGAGAGTCTCCTTCTCTAATGAAATGGGAATCTGTCCAACTAGTATAGTATGTTGGATATGGTGGAATAACCCAACCTGATGAATCCCCCACTATGAATTGAGTAGCAGAACATTGATAGAGGAATGGTAAAAACAATGAAGAAAGTAAGAGAACAAAAGGATGTTTTTGAGGCTGCAACATGTTGAGATTTGGATCAGAGAAAGATAGAGATAGGTTTGAAATGTAGAAATGGAAGAGATGTAACTATGTATTTAAGATGAGAAGAGATTATTAATAGTTATTGATGATTCTATCGTTACAGAATACAAAGAGACAAGACAAAATAGTGAGAAAAAACCATCAAAGTAAAATTGCACTATAGACACTGAATCTGATATTAAAACAACTATAGACTTTAGCCAAGAAACAGTGCAAACATCCAATGAAAAATCAGTGCTTATAGCACTTACACCAAAAAATAACTCTATCAATGTGTAATCACAAAGCACAATTATAGACACTACAACCTCAAATTGAACAAACAAGTATAGTATCATGAACAACATTCTCAATCTAGCCACAATAAGCACACACAACCAATCCATTCTCATTACACTGCAAACACTCACTAGTCTCTTTCTCTTCCTTAGCAAAAATCTTATGGCTACCATTGCATTGAAAGCACATCACAAACCTTAAACCAccacaagaatcacaaggaccaTTCGACCAATCCAATGGAACCCCTTCAAGAATTCTCTTCAACTTCCCTTGTTCATGCAAACTCATAACTTCCTCAGCTGCACCTATATATCTCCCCTTAACAAAAAGCCTCGGAGGCACAATTTTCTCACCCAAAATACTCCACAACTCATCCTTAAACTCTCTATGCATCGACACATCTCTCTCAAGATACAAAACCTTGAAACTTTGTAGAAGGAAACGAATTCTGTTGCAGTCTTCATAAGTCTTTCTGATTCCTGTAAGTGATGTTGTGTAGAAAATCACAGTTCCATCACCACCCGGTGGACATTTCTCTTCAAACAACAACAAAGGATCAACTTcaacttcatcatcaacaaatTTTACTTCCTGTAAAGACTCTTCTTCAACTCTGGCCTTCCTCTGTTCCTCTGTCATTCTAGAATGCTCCTTCACCGCTTCCTCGAAAGCAGCGAGTAGCTTCGGATCAAACAAGCTGCCCGAATTCAAATCCGGTCTCCGGAACGACATTTCATCACTCTCCGAAAACGAAATTTTCCTTTTTCTATCAGAATTACCTCTCGGCAACAGTGGTGGCTTCTTATCTCTCAAAACCTCGCTCTGTTTCGACTCTGTTTCTTCTGGAACACATCTCTGAGAAACCGAAATAGGGATATTCTCTTTGTTTTCATTGTTACCATCATCATCCAATAccatttcttcatcttcctcaagACCTTTCATGAGCTCTGACACATCAACGATCTCGGGTTCTCCCTCCTTCAAATTCTCGCAATTCTCGACAATTTTCTTACCCTCGTTTTCTCCAGAAACAAACGGGTTCGATATATTGAAAGATGAAATCTTTGGGAGAAAATCTGCATACCCATCAATGGATTTCACCTGAAGAACTCGATCTGGCTTTAGATATCCAATCTGTTTGATTGATTTCAGCTTCTTCAGCAACTTTCCTTTCACTCCCTTCATTTTCGTGAGATTTTCCAGCGGAATTTTATGtgaaatgagaaagaaaaaaaactgagTTTTGTAAATTAGGGTTGAAAATGTGAAAGAAGTGAAGCGAGTGTTATTTTTTTGTTCTAGAAAACGGAGAAAATGATGATGATAGATAAGAGTTCTAACGGCTATAAAAATATCGAgcgcattttttattcaaagcgTTAGAAAAATGTTTAGCCAATGAAAGATTGCCACGTGTTCAGATACATGAACAAACAGTTTATTCGGTTCAATAAAATAGATATAAAATTATTGAAAGTTTTTATTTTGACCAAAATTTACCCGGAGCTGACTAAACGAGTAACTCACTGTTCATTTTTATTGATAgtctattataatttatattgcATAGGTAATTTAATTAAGTGGCATTATTTAAGAATTTTAAATAAaggaaatattatttaaaaaaattaatttttaatctttttaaaaaaatttagctgaattgttttaatttttgatatattgaattgttttaaatttattcttttaagtttttaaaaaatgtcCTTATAATATTCGTTACTATTTATTATTAACTactaaattattttgaaaaacttatattttattgtttttagtttgaATATTTTCTTCCCTTtgtgtaattttttattttattcttcacctttataaaatatgaaatagttATTTTTTTGCCTTTATCATTTTGTTCTAACTAATGtaaaaaaatcatattgaaaTTGATCTATGTATAAAATACATAGTTTTTTAATCCTCaaaataaatacttaaataaatatataaatattggtTTAAATAAATATTGG encodes:
- the LOC131614354 gene encoding uncharacterized protein At3g28850-like — encoded protein: MKGVKGKLLKKLKSIKQIGYLKPDRVLQVKSIDGYADFLPKISSFNISNPFVSGENEGKKIVENCENLKEGEPEIVDVSELMKGLEEDEEMVLDDDGNNENKENIPISVSQRCVPEETESKQSEVLRDKKPPLLPRGNSDRKRKISFSESDEMSFRRPDLNSGSLFDPKLLAAFEEAVKEHSRMTEEQRKARVEEESLQEVKFVDDEVEVDPLLLFEEKCPPGGDGTVIFYTTSLTGIRKTYEDCNRIRFLLQSFKVLYLERDVSMHREFKDELWSILGEKIVPPRLFVKGRYIGAAEEVMSLHEQGKLKRILEGVPLDWSNGPCDSCGGLRFVMCFQCNGSHKIFAKEEKETSECLQCNENGLVVCAYCG
- the LOC131614347 gene encoding cucumber peeling cupredoxin-like, with amino-acid sequence MLQPQKHPFVLLLSSLFLPFLYQCSATQFIVGDSSGWVIPPYPTYYTSWTDSHFIREGDSLEFNFDTKFYNLIQVSKSEYEHCTALEPLKVFNTSPINFPLKEKDVYYFICNVSNYCSLGQKIVIDVHHFSPQITPTPSASPPKISSRSLPNGYAPQPSAAMIINPSKSIDVPSPTPLGGPASPSSSQGVKYDVDVVLLVCVKVGTFLGFWIM